Within the Cyanobacteria bacterium QS_8_64_29 genome, the region TTGCAGCGATTGGCGCGCTCGCTCGGCAGAATCCGCCCTGACGGTCTCGGTGCGGATGTTGCCGGCGTGATCGCGAACGCGGACTTCAAAGGTGGGCATGGCTCAAGGCGCTCCCGGCTGGCCGCGATAGCTCAGCGCCGGGCTGAGGCCGGTTGCGCCGCGCTGCCCTCGCCCGTCAGGCGCAGCAGCTCGTCCGGCTTGCTGCTGTTGGTTTGCGCCTCCTCCAGCGAGATGGCGCCGCTGTTGACGTGGCGGGCCAGCGACTGCTCCATGGTCTGCATGCCCAGTTTGAGCTCAGTTTGGATGGCGGAGTAAATCTGGGCCGTTTTGCCCTCGCGGATGAGGTTGGCGATCTCGGGAGTCACCACCATGATTTCTTGGGCCAAGGCGCGGCCGAATTCGTTGGGTCCCGGGTTTTGCTTGCGCGGCAGGCACTGGCTGAAGACGGCGTTGAGCGAGCCTGAGAGCTGGGCGCGGATTTGGGCCTGCTGCTCGGCAGGGAAGACATCCACCATGCGATCGACCGTGCCGGCCGCCGAGCTGGTGTGGAGCGTGCCCAAGACTAAGTGCCCGGTCTCGGCGGCCGAGACCGCCAGCGAGATTGTCTCCAAATCGCGCAGCTCGCCCACCAGGATAATGTCGGGATCCTCGTGCAGCGCAGCCCGGAGGGCGTTGCCAAAGCTTTGGGTGTCCTCGCCTTTCTGCCGCTGGTGGAACAGGCTTTGGCGGTTGGTGAACACGTACTCGATGGAGTCTTCCAACGTCAGGATGTGCTCGGCACGGTGGCGGTTGATGGCATCTAGGATGGCCGCGAGGGTGGTGGTTTTGCCCGAACCGGTCTGGCCGGTCACCAGCACCAGACCGCGCGGCTTGCTAGCCATCTCCCAGACAACCTCGGGCAGCCCCAACTGCTCGAAGCTGGGAATTTTAGACGATAGCGCCCGCAGCGTTGCCGCGTGGCAGCCGCGCTCCTTGTAAACGTTGACCCGAAAGCGGGCCAACCCCTTGACCCCGTAGGAGCAATCGAGCTCCCAGTGCTGCTCCAGCTGCTTGCGCTGGGCGTTGTTGAGCATGCTAAGAGCGCCTAACAAAACTGGTATAGATAGGGGTAGAGAGCTCCGATCTGTGCCATGGCTAATCTGTGCCATGGCTAAGCCGCTCGTGCCTGACGAACTCTGGG harbors:
- a CDS encoding twitching motility protein PilT, which translates into the protein MAQISHGTDRSSLPLSIPVLLGALSMLNNAQRKQLEQHWELDCSYGVKGLARFRVNVYKERGCHAATLRALSSKIPSFEQLGLPEVVWEMASKPRGLVLVTGQTGSGKTTTLAAILDAINRHRAEHILTLEDSIEYVFTNRQSLFHQRQKGEDTQSFGNALRAALHEDPDIILVGELRDLETISLAVSAAETGHLVLGTLHTSSAAGTVDRMVDVFPAEQQAQIRAQLSGSLNAVFSQCLPRKQNPGPNEFGRALAQEIMVVTPEIANLIREGKTAQIYSAIQTELKLGMQTMEQSLARHVNSGAISLEEAQTNSSKPDELLRLTGEGSAAQPASARR